In Oreochromis niloticus isolate F11D_XX linkage group LG5, O_niloticus_UMD_NMBU, whole genome shotgun sequence, a single window of DNA contains:
- the LOC100707342 gene encoding myogenesis-regulating glycosidase isoform X1, translating to MYQVVPGGAGGTITDVIPKQKLSKDTRPLVGAGVIGLVLVIAAVTAWCYYIASLRKAELLKTELLDLNKDGYIIRNQGGSIVFRMDFRSGTLDLDSCTKEGEILSCVRTTDRKLIFFIETVRPKDTVQCYRVRWEEVVPDIPVEHAMTYKFAHWYGGAVSAVQHWPISISGQQAPKPFVTSDIYSNRDEFGGILESYWISSNATAIKINNSVPFHLGWNDTEKTMYFQARYNDSSFKPNPGEMPCAELSYRVCVGSDVTSIHKYMVRRYFNKPNKVPAEVMFRHPSWSTWALHKTDIDQEKLLKYAANIRKYNFNCSQIELDDGYSRRYGDFEFDPVKFPNASAMFHKLKSDDFMVSLWIHPFVNHDSENFHTCVERGLFVREPTGQLSALVRWWNGIGGILDFTNPETRDWFASQLRSLRSRFGVSSFKFEAGEANYLPWKFKTLESIRDPSIFTRRYTEMASLYNDRAEARSGYQSQNISCFFRPIDRDSVWGYELGLKSVIPAVLTISILGYQFILPDMIGGNAYVNRTYGNRGLPDRELYIRWLELSAFMPSMQFSIPPWEYGDDVVEIARKYTALHESLVAPRVLELASEVLSTGDPIIRPVWWIATGDETAYKIDSQFLIGDDLMVAPVLEPGKQERDIYLPAGHWRSYKGERFDIKEPLHLTDYPVDLDEIAYFLWV from the exons GGATCTGAATAAAGATGGCTACATCATCCGAAACCAGGGAGGGTCTATTGTTTTCAGAATGGATTTCAG GTCAGGAACCCTTGATTTAGATTCCTGCACTAAAGAAGGTGAGATTCTGAGCTGCGTCCGCACCACAGACAGAAAACTGATCTTTTTCATCGAGACAGTACGGCCCAAGGATACTGTCCAATGCTACCGTGTGCGCTGGGAGGAAGTGGTTCCTGACATTCCCGTAGAGCATGCAATGACATACAAGTTTGCACACTGGTATGGAGGCGCAGTGTCAGCAGTTCAGCACTGGCCTATTTCTATTTCTGGCCAACAGGCTCCAAAACCATTTGTTACTAGTGACATCTACTCGAATCGTGATGAGTTCGGTGGAATTTTAGAGAGTTACTGGATTTCATCTAATGCCACTGCCATCAAGATCAATAACTCTGTGCCTTTCCATTTGGGTTGGAATGACACAGAGAAGACCATGTACTTCCAAGCACGGTATAATGATAGTTCCTTTAAGCCAAACCCAGGGGAGATGCCATGTGCGGAACTTAGCTACAGAGTTTGTGTGGGATCGGATGTAACATCCATACACAAGTACATGGTCCGCAGATACTTCAACAAGCCAAACAAAGTGCCTGCCGAAGTTATGTTTCGCCATCCCAGTTGGTCAACATGGGCATTACATAAAACTGACATTGACCAAGAAAAGCTTTTGAAATATGCTGCGAACATTCGAAAGTATAACTTCAATTGTAGCCAAATAGAACTAGATGATGGCTATTCCCGTCGCTATGGGGACTTTGAGTTTGACCCGGTTAAGTTCCCCAATGCCTCCGCTATGTTTCATAAGCTGAAATCAGATGATTTTATGGTGTCTCTCTGGATTCACCCTTTTGTTAATCATGATTCAGAAAACTTCCACACCTGTGTAGAGAGGGGATTGTTTGTCCGAGAGCCTACAGGCCAACTGTCCGCCTTAGTGCGTTGGTGGAATGGCATTGGTGGCATCTTGGATTTCACAAACCCTGAAACCCGTGATTGGTTTGCCTCCCAGTTACGTTCACTGCGATCCAGGTTTGGGGTGTCCTCTTTTAAATTTGAGGCAGGAGAGGCTAACTACTTACCATGGAAATTTAAGACTTTGGAATCCATTCGGGACCCGAGTATTTTCACAAGACGTTACACAGAAATGGCTAGCCTGTACAATGACAGAGCTGAAGCGCGCAGTGGTTACCAGTCCCAGAACATATCCTGCTTTTTCAGACCAATTGACAGAGACTCAGTTTGGGGCTATGAGTTGGGTCTCAAATCTGTTATTCCTGCAGTGCTCACCATCAGCATTCTGGGCTACCAGTTCATTTTACCAGATATGATTGGAGGGAATGCGTATGTGAACCGCACATATGGAAATCGTGGATTACCTGACCGAGAACTTTATATCCGCTGGTTGGAGCTATCAGCCTTCATGCCCTCTATGCAGTTTTCTATTCCACCGTGGGAATACGGCGATGATGTAGTTGAAATTGCTCGGAAATACACCGCCCTTCATGAAAGTCTTGTGGCACCAAGGGTCCTGGAGCTGGCCAGCGAGGTGCTGAGCACTGGGGACCCAATCATACGTCCAGTGTGGTGGATTGCCACAGGTGATGAGACAGCCTATAAAATTGACTCCCAGTTCCTGATTGGGGATGACCTCATGGTAGCCCCAGTTTTAGAGCCTGGAAAGCAAGAGAGAGACATCTACCTCCCAGCTGGCCATTGGAGAAGCTACAAGGGGGAGAGATTTGATATCAAGGAACCATTGCACCTCACAGACTATCCTGTAGACCTGGATGAAATTGCCTATTTTCTTTGGGTGTAG